In Pleurodeles waltl isolate 20211129_DDA chromosome 5, aPleWal1.hap1.20221129, whole genome shotgun sequence, one genomic interval encodes:
- the LOC138297411 gene encoding uncharacterized protein: protein MKRYNPIARKAASSGALNTIGRYYRTLAPLTMDENAQQDVPATQDTDVTGFEEELCYRLEKLNLKAVSTQISPIKGPDSDSNASKDELSVASNFIDIEDVEECVAPPNSPIYEDMGDQEATESEAVIVQPSGVSSGTVSAPMDLCDSQDFRGASECDANMENVAEESEPLEGSTPKVNAVNFYCLCCSRQSGSVTSQNKEPRKKCVCTYTSRDFEKEAPGVPWATIWPVKGFAAAAVNACVKRDYYDLCYGHKINAPQQDAHECLYDAYTPRIIRHICSRIDPHRLYRLLRVVYGLSAVKKGVHSDMIKVLAAAVNEIRYAAEPCSKLDRMHGMCPHFDISMLERVIKRRMCDIYHKNRRMKSLAPRKLF from the exons atgaagagatacaatccgatcgcaagaaaagcagcctcctcaggggccctgaacactattggtagatattaccggaccctcgcccctcttacgatggatgagaatgcacaacaggatgtccctgccacccaagataccgatgttaccggttttgaagaggaactttgctaccggcttgaaaagctcaacctcaaggctgtgtcgacccagatatcccctattaaggggcccgacagcgacagcaatgcctcgaaagatgaattaagtgttgcatctaacttcatagacattgaagatgttgaagaatgtgtagcaccaccgaattcgcccatctatgaagacatgggcgaccaggaggccaccgagtcagaggccgttattgtacagccgtcaggtgtaagctccggcactgtttctgccccaatggacctctgcgactcccaggatttcagaggagcctctgagtgtgatgcgaatatggag aacgtagctgaagaaagtgagcctctagaagggtcaactccaaaggttaacgccgtaaatttttactgcttatgctgttccagacagtctggaagtgttacaagccagaacaaagagcctcgtaagaaatgtgtctgcacctacactagccgcgattttgaaaaggaagctccgggcgtaccctgggccaccatatggccagttaaaggttttgcagcggccgctgtgaacgcctgtgttaaacgggattattatgatctttgttacgggcataaaattaatgcgcCTCAACAGGATGCTCATGAAtgtttatacgatgcatacacaccaagaataattcgccacatttgtagtcgGATAGACCCTCACCGGTTATATaggttgttaagggttgtgtatgggctgtcggctgtgaagaaaggtgtccacagtgatatgattaaggtcttggctgcggctgtcaatgagatccgatacgctgctgagccctgctcaaaactcgaccgcatgcatggtatgtgtccccactttgacataagtatgttagaacgggttataaaaagacgaatgtgtgacatttatcataaaaacagaagaatgaagtctctagccccacgaaagctgttttag